A window from Mus musculus strain NOD/MrkTac chromosome 11 genomic contig, GRCm38.p6 alternate locus group NOD/MrkTac MMCHR11_NOD_IDD4_2 encodes these proteins:
- the Trpv1 gene encoding transient receptor potential cation channel subfamily V member 1 (The RefSeq protein has 2 substitutions compared to this genomic sequence), whose amino-acid sequence MEKWASLDSDESEPPAQENSCPDPPDRDPNSKPPPAKPHIFATRSRTRLFGKGDSEEASPMDCPYEEGGLASCPIITVSSVVTLQRSVDGPTCLRQTSQDSVSTGVETPPRLYDRRSIFDAVAQSNCQELESLLSFLQKSKKRLTDSEFKDPETGKTCLLKAMLNLHNGQNDTIALLLDIARKTDSLKQFVNASYTDSYYKGQTALHIAIERRNMALVTLLVENGADVQAAANGDFFKKTKGRPGFYFGELPLSLAACTNQLAIVKFLLQNSWQPADISARDSVGNTVLHALVEVADNTADNTKFVTNMYNEILILGAKLHPTLKLEELTNKKGLTPLALAASSGKIGVLAYILQREIHEPECRHLSRKFTEWAYGPVHSSLYDLSCIDTCEKNSVLEVIAYSSSETPNRHDMLLVEPLNRLLQDKWDRFVKRIFYFNFFVYCLYMIIFTTAAYYRPVEGLPPYKLNNTVGDYFRVTGEILSVSGGVYFFFRGIQYFLQRRPSLKSLFVDSYSEILFFVQSLFMLVSVVLYFSHRKEYVASMVFSLAMGWTNMLYYTRGFQQMGIYAVMIEKMILRDLCRFMFVYLVFLFGFSTAVVTLIEDGKNNSLPVESPPHKCRGSACRPGNSYNSLYSTCLELFKFTIGMGDLEFTENYDFKAVFIILLLAYVILTYILLLNMLIALMGETVNKIAQESKNIWKLQRAITILDTEKSFLKCMRKAFRSGKLLQVGFTPDGKDDFRWCFRVDEVNWTTWNTNVGIINEDPGNCEGVKRTLSFSLRSGRVSGRNWKNFALVPLLRDASTRDRHSTQPEEVQLKHYTGSLKPEDAEVFKDSMAPGEK is encoded by the exons ATGGAGAAATGGGCTAGCTTAGACTCGGATGAATCTGAGCCCCCAGCCCAAGAGAACTCCTGCCCGGACCCTCCAGACAGAGACCCTAACTCCAAGCCGCCTCCAGCCAAGCCCCACATCTTTGCTACCAGGAGTCGCACCCGGCTTTTTGGGAAGGGTGACTCAGAAGAGGCCTCTCCCATGGACTGCCCTTATGAGGAAGGCGGGCTGGCCTCCTGCCCTATCATCACCGTCAGCTCTGTTGTCACTCTCCAGAGGTCTGTGGATGGACCTACCTGTCTCAG GCAGACATCCCAGGACTCTGTCTCCACTGGTGTTGAGACGCCCCCAAGGCTCTATGATCGCAGGAGCATCTTCGACGCTGTGGCTCAGAGCAACTGCCAGGAGCTGGAGAGCCTGCTGTCCTTCCTGCAGAAGAGCAAGAAGCGCCTGACTGACAGCGAGTTCAAAG ACCCAGAGACGGGAAAGACCTGTCTGCTCAAAGCCATGCTCAATCTGCACAATGGGCAGAACGACACCATTGCTCTGCTCCTGGACATTGCCCGGAAGACAGATAGCCTGAAGCAGTTTGTCAATGCCAGCTACACAGACAGCTACTAcaagg GCCAGACAGCATTACACATTGCCATTGAAAGGCGGAACATGGCACTGGTGACCCTCTTGGTGGAGAATGGAGCAGATGTCCAGGCTGCCGCTAACGGGGACTTCTTCAAGAAAACCAAAGGGAGGCCTGGCTTCTACTTTG GTGAGCTGCCCCTGTCCCTGGCTGCGTGCACCAACCAGCTGGCCATTGTGAAGTTCCTGCTGCAGAACTCCTGGCAGCCTGCAGACATCAGTGCACGGGATTCGGTGGGCAACACGGTGCTGCACGCCCTTGTGGAGGTGGCAGATAACACAGCTGACAACACCAAGTTCGTGACAAACATGTACAACGAGATCCTGATCCTGGGGGCCAAACTCCACGCCACACTGAAGCTAGAAGAACTCACCAACAAGAAGGGGCTTACACCGCTGGCTCTGGCTGCCAGCAGTGGGAAGATCGGG GTCTTGGCCTACATTCTCCAGAGGGAGATCCACGAACCAGAGTGCCGGCACCTGTCCAGGAAGTTCACTGAATGGGCCTATGGGCCCGTGCACTCCTCCCTTTATGACCTGTCCTGCATTGACACCTGTGAGAAGAACTCAGTGCTGGAGGTGATCGCCTACAGTAGCAGTGAGACCCCC AACCGCCACGACATGCTTCTTGTGGAGCCCTTGAACCGACTCCTGCAGGACAAGTGGGACAGATTTGTCAAGCGCATCTTCTACTTCAACTTCTTCGTCTACTGCTTGTATATGATCATCTTCACCACGGCTGCTTACTATCGGCCTGTGGAAGGCTTG cccCCCTATAAGCTGAATAACACCGTTGGGGACTATTTCCGTGTCACTGGAGAGATCCTGTCTGTGTCAGGAGGAGTCTACTTCTTCTTCCGAGGG ATCCAGTATTTCCTGCAGAGGCGACCATCCCTCAAGAGTTTGTTTGTGGACAGCTACAGTGAGATACTTTT CTTTGTACAGTCACTGTTCATGCTGGTGTCTGTGGTACTGTACTTCAGCCATCGCAAGGAGTATGTGGCTTCCATGGTGTTCTCCCTGGCCATGGGCTGGACCAACATGCTCTACTACACCCGAGGATTCCAGCAGATGGGCATCTATGCTGTCATGATTGAGAAG ATGATCCTCAGAGACCTGTGTCGGTTTATGTTCGTCTACCTCGTGTTCTTGTTTGGATTTTCCACAG CCGTAGTGACACTGATCGAGGATGGGAAGAATAACTCACTGCCTGTGGAGTCCCCACCACACAAGTGTCGGGGATCTGCCTGCAGGCCAGGTAACTCTTACAACAGCCTGTATTCCACATGTCTGGAGCTGTTCAAGTTCACCATCGGCATGGGTGACCTGGAGTTCACCGAGAACTATGACTTCAAGGCTGTCTTCATCATCCTGTTACTGGCCTATGTGATTCTCACCTACATCCTCCTGCTCAACATGCTCATTGCTCTCATGGGCGAGACTGTCAACAAGATTGCACAAGAGAGCAAGAACATCTGGAAGCTGCAG CGAGCCATCACCATCCTGGATACAGAGAAGAGTTTCCTGAAGTGCATGAGGAAGGCCTTCCGCTCCGGCAAGCTGCTGCAGGTGGGGTTCACCCCGGAAGGCAAGGATGACTTCCGGTGGTGCTTCAG ggTGGATGAGGTGAACTGGACTACCTGGAACACCAACGTGGGCATCATCAACGAGGACCCAGGCAACTGTGAGGGCGTCAAGCGCACCCTGAGCTTCTCCCTGCGGTCAGGCCGAG TTTCAGGGAGAAACTGGAAGAACTTTGCCCTGGTTCCCCTTCTGAGGGACGCAAGCACTCGAGATAGGCATAGCACCCAGCCGGAAGAAGTTCAGCTGAAGCACTATACGGGATCCCTTAAGCCAGAGGATGCTGAGGTCTTCAAGGATTCCATGGCCCCAGGGGAGAAATGA